Below is a window of Shinella sp. PSBB067 DNA.
GCCCAGTTCGGCCCCTGCCTCTCCTGGCCCTGGACGAAGCTCACCGACGTCGTAGACCTCAACGACGAACTGGTGGAGAAGATCGCGAACCAGTCAGACGCCCAGTCCGGCGCGCGCGGCATCCGCGAGCTGGAACGTATCCGCGACCAGAACCTCGTCGGCATCATGCACGCATTGAAGGCGGGCGACGAGGGTCGCGGCTGGGGTTCCGGCAAGCTGCTCGCCGAATTCGAGCAGCACCTGTGGGCCAAGGCCGACAAGGCAAAGGTCGAGGTCTCCGCCAGCGAACCGCTCCGCCTCGTCGACACCCGGGTCAACGCCGCCTGGGTGGACTACAACGGCCACATGACGGAGCACCGCTATCTCCAGCTCTTCGGCGACACCTCCGATGCGCTGCTCCGCCTCATCGGCGTCGACTTCGCCTATGTCGAGGCCGGCCACAGCTACTACACGGTGGAAACCCACATCCGCCATCTCGGCGAAGCCAGGCTCGGCCAGGCGCTCTACACGACGCTCCAGCTCCTCGCCTCGGACAGGAAGCGCCTGCACTTCTTCACCCGCATCCACGACGCGGCGACCGGCGACGTCATCGCGACCGCCGAGCAGATGATGGTCCATGTGAACTCGAAGGCCGGCAAGAGCGCCGACGCGCCAGCGGATGTGCTGGCGAAGATCGCGCCGATTGCCGAGGCCCATGCGAAGCTGGCGGCGCCGGACGGTGCGGGCCGCAGCGTCGGGCAGAGGAACAAGTAAGGCGCAAGCCTCCACCCCTCTGCCCTGCCGCAAAAGAAATACCGGGAGGACTTTCAATGAATTTCGCACTCACCGACGAACAGCAGATGATCGTGGACACGGTCCGCGCCTTCGTCGAAACGGAAATCTACCCGCACGAGAACGAGGTCGAGCGCACCGGCCATGTGCCGCCGGAACTCGGCCTGGAAATCGCCCGCAAGTGCAAGGAGATCGGCTTCTTCGGCTGCAACATGCCCGAAGAGGTCGGCGGCGCTGGCCTCGACCACACATCCTTCACACTGGTCGAGCGTGAACTCGGCCGCGGCTCGATGGCGCTGACGGTCTTCTTCGGCCGCCCCTCCGGCATCCTGATGGCCTGCAACGACGAGCAGCGCGAACGCTACCTCCTGCCCGCCGTCAGCGGCGAGAAATTCGATGCGCTGGCCATGACCGAGCCGGACGCCGGCTCGGACGTGCGCGGCATGAAGTGCTTTGCCCGGAAAGACGGCGACGACTGGGTCGTCAACGGCACCAAGCATTTCATCAGCCACGCCAACATCGCCGATTTCGTCATCGTCTTCATCGCCACCGGCGAGGAGGACACGCCGCGCGGCAGGAAGAAGCTGATCACCTGCTTCCTCGTCGACCGCGGCACGCCCGGCTTCAAGATCCGCGACGGCTACAATTCCGTCTCGCACCGCGGCTACAAGAACTGCATCCTCACCTTCGACGAATGCCGCCTGCCTTCCGCCCAGATCCTCGGCGAGGTGCACAAGGGCTTCGACATCGCCAATGACTGGCTCTACGCGACGCGCCTCACCGTCGCCGCCACCTCCGTCGGCCGGGCCCGCCGCGCCTTCGACTACGCCTTGAACTACGCCGCTGAGCGAAAACAGTTCGGCAAGCCGATCGGCGCGAACCAGGGCGTTTCCTTCAAGCTCGCCGACATGATCACCGAGATCGACGCCGCCGACCTGCTGACGCTGTCGGCCGCCTGGCGCCTCGACCAGGGCCTGCCGTCGAACCGCGAGATCGCCTCGGCCAAGGTCTACGCGACGGAGATGCTCGCCCGCGTCACCGACGAGGCGATTCAGATCTATGGCGGCATGGGCCTGATGGACGACCTGCCGCTCGCCCGCTTCTGGCGCGACGCCCGCGTCGAGCGCATCTGGGACGGCACGTCGGAAATCCAGCGGCACATCATCAGCCGCGACCTGCTGCGGCCGCTGGGGGCTTGAGGATGGCCATGGCGATGAAGACCCCTCCCCAACCTTGTAACTTCCCTTGGCCCGCGTTTGGCGCTGTAGTGCGTGTCGCGGTGGCGGATGAGAGACCGCATGACCTTTGGGCTTGCAAGCCCGTGGGAGAGCTCGGGTCATCATCCGCCGTTCCATCGAACCCGAACAGTCGCCAGGGCCGCTCGCGAAGCCCGCTTAGGCAAGGATGGGACAAGATGAATGTGATCGTTGGCATCGATGTTTCCAAGGAACGGCTGGATGTGCATGTGCTTCCGGCCGGGGACAGTTTCTTCGTTGGCAATGATCATGCCGGCGTGGATGAACTGGCCAGGCGGCTTACCCGGGCGAAGGCCGGGATCGTGGCGTTGGAGGCGACCGGCGGTTACGAGATGCTTGCAGCCGCAGGCCTGTCTTCGACCGGCTTTGCGGTGGTCGTGGTCAATCCGGCGCAGGTGCGTTCCTATGCCCATGCCCTGGGCAAGCGCGCCAAGACCGATCCGATCGATGCGGCCGTGATCGCAGCCTTCGTGACCGCAACAAGCCCCGAGATCCGGCCGTTGCACGATGAGGAAAGCGAGGTCTTCTCGGCCATCGTTTCGCGCCGCCGCCAGATCGTGCAGATGATCACGGCGGAAGAGAACCGGGCGCGGATGGCCCTGGCGAAGGAGACGAGCAAGAGCATCAGGCGGCTGCTTGCCGCGCTGAGGCGTGAACTGGAAAGCCTGGATGGCGATCTGGACGGGCGCATTCGCAAATCGCCCTTGTGGCGGGTGCGCGAGGCCCTTCTGACGTCGGTGCCGGGCGTGGGGCCGACCACGGCCCGCACGCTGATTGCCGAGATGCCGGAACTGGGCAGCCTCGACCGGCGCCGGATCGCGTCATTGGCGGGCGTTGCACCGTTCACGCGGCAGTCGGGCAAGTGGCGCGGCAAGAGCTTCATCGGTGGCGGGCGCAGCCGGGTGCGGGCCGTGCTGTTCATGGCCGCTCTCGTGGCGGCCCGTCACAACCCGGTCCTCAAGGCTTTCCGCGACCGTCTCGTTGCTGCCGGAAAGCCGAAGATCGTCGCCATCGTCGCGACCATGCGAAAGCTCCTCACCATCCTCAACGCCATCATCCGGGACGGAAAACCATGGCAAAGCGCTTGACTGACAAGACAGTCGCTCTCCCCGCAGGGAGGAGGGACTTACGATGCCGCTCCCGCTGCAACCTATTGAAAACGCCGCTGCTGGCAGGATCGGCGCGAGGGCAGGAAGCGGCGCGGCCCGTTAAGTCCCTCCCCCTTGTGGGGAGAGGTTCGGGAGGGGTCTTGCCCCATGACGGAGCCCCAGCATGACCCGCTCCCTCGACCGCCTCATCCGCCCCAAATCCATCGCCGTCTTCGGCGGCAAGGAAGCCCGGCGTGTCATCCACCAGTGCGACAAGATGGGCTTTTCCGGCGAGATCTGGCCGGTGCACCCCCGCGAGGACGAAATCCTCGGCCGCAAATGCTACCGCTCGGTCGCAGACCTTCCCGCCGCACCGGACGCCTCCTTCGTCGGCGTCAACCGCGAGCTCACCATCGGCATCATCCGCGATCTCTCCGCGCGCGGCGCGGGCGGCGCGGTCTGCTACGCCTCGGGCTTCCGCGAGGCCGTCAGCGAGCTTGCCGACGGCGACGACCTGCAGAAGGCGCTGGTGGAGGCGGCCGGCGACATGCCGATCCTCGGCCCCAATTGCTACGGCTTCATCAACATGCTGGATGGCGCCCTGCTCTGGCCCGACCAGCACGGCATGCTGCGCATCGAGAAGGGCGTCGCCGTCCTCACACAATCCTCCAACATCGCCTGCAACGTCTCCATGCAGCAGCGCGGCCTGCCGCTCGCCTATATCCTGACGGCCGGCAACCAGGCGCAGACCGGCCTTGCCGACCTCGCCTACGCGGTCCTCGAAGACCCGCGCGTCACCGCCGTCGGCCTGCATATCGAGGGCTTCGACAGCCTCGCCTCGCTGGAGCGCCTCGGCCTGCGCGCCCGCGAACTGAAAAAGCCCGTCGTCACGCTGAAGGTCGGCAAGTCGGAACAGGCGCAGCTTGCCACCGTCTCGCACACCGCCTCGCTCGCTGGCAACGACGCCGTCTCCTCGGCGCTGCTCGCCCGCCTCGGCATCGGCCGCGTCGAGACCCTGCCGGAACTGCTGGAAACGCTGAAGCTGCTGCACATCGCCGGCCCCCTGCCGAGCCGCGACATCTCCTCCATGTCCTGCTCGGGCGGCGAGGCCTCGCTGATGGCGGATGCCGGCGTGAAGCGGAAGGTCGTCTACCGCGACCTGAAGCCGGAGCAGCGCCAGCCGCTGCGCGAAACGCTCGGCCAGATGGTGACGATCTCCAACCCGCTCGACTACCACACCTTCGTCTGGGGTAACCGCGAGAAGCAGACCGCCGCCTTCACCACGATGATGCAGGGCGGCTACGCGCTGAACCTCGTCGTCCTCGATTTCCCCCGCCTCGACCGCTGCGACGCGGCCGACTGGATCACCACCTGCGAGGCCCTCATCGACGCCGCGCGCGCGACCGGAGAAAATGCCGGCATCGTCGCCAGCATGGGCGAGAACCTGCCGGAGGAGACCGCCGAGATGCTGATGCGCAACGGCGTCGTCCCCTTCTACGGCATCGAGGAGGCCCTTGCCGCCGCGGAGGCTGCCGCCGGCATCGGCGAAGCCTGGTCGCAGCCCCTTCCCGCCCCGCTGCTCAAGGCCCCGGCCGGCGAAGGCGAGGCGATCACGCTCACCGAGCACGAGGCCAAGCAGGCCCTCGCCGCCCACGGCCTGCCCGTGCCGAAGGGCCTGACCGCCGCAACGGCGGAAGCCGCCGCCGAGGCTGCCGAAACGCTCGGCTTTCCCGTCGTGCTCAAAGGCCTTGGCGTTGCGCACAAGACGGAAGCCGGCGCGGTCAAGCTCAACCTCGCCAGCCGCGAGATCGTCCTCGATGCAGCAAGGGCCATGGCCGGCGTCGCCTCGGGTTTCCTCGTGGAAAGGATGGTGGGCAGGCCGGTCGCCGAGCTCATCGTCGGCGCGATGCGCGATCCCGTCGCCGGCCCGGTGCTCACCGTCGGCGCGGGCGGCATCCTCGTCGAACTGCTGGAGGATTCGGCGATCCTGACCCTGCCGACCGACGAGAAGGCGATCCGCGCGGCGATCTCCGGCCTCAAGGTCGCCAGGCTCCTCGCCGGTTATCGCGGCGGAGCGAGGGGCGATATGGACGCCCTTGTCGCCGCCGTCGCATCGGCGGCATCCTATGTCGTTCCAAACGCTTCAATAATCGAAGAACTTGACATTAATCCTATAATGGTGCTGCCCGCCGGCGACGGTGTCGTCGCGGCCGACGCCCTGATCCGTCTGAGGAAAAACCCATGACCGGACCGATAAGACAGCGCCGCGAAGGCGGCATCCTCGAAGTCACGATCGATCGTCCCAAGGCGAACGCCATCGATCTTGCGACCAGCCGCGTCATGGGCAGGATCTTTGCCGATTTCCGCGACGACGAGACCCTGCGCGTCGCCATCATCACCGGGGCAGGAGAAAAATTCTTCTGTCCGGGATGGGACCTCAAGGCCGCCGCCGCCGGCGACGCCGTGGACGGCGACTACGGCATCGGCGGCTTCGGCGGCATGCAGGAACTGCGCGACCTCAACAAGCCGATCATCGCGGCGGTCAACGGCATCTGCTGCGGCGGCGGGCTGGAGATCGCGCTCTCCACCGACCTGATTCTCGCCGCCGAGCACGCGACCTTCGCCCTGCCGGAAATCCGCTCCGGCACCGTGGCGGATGCCGCCTCGATCAAGCTGCCGAAGCGCATTCCCTACCACATCGCCATGGACATGCTGCTGACCGGCCGCTGGCTGGATGTCGAGGAGGCCCACCGCTGGGGTTTCGTCAACGAGATCCTGCCGGCGGACAGGCTCATGGAGCGGGCCTGGGACCTGGCGCGCCTGCTCGAAAGCGGCCCGCCGCTCGTCTACGCCGCCATCAAGGAGGTCGTGCGCGCCGCCGAGGGCGAGGCCTTCCAGACGACGATGAACAGGATCACCAGGCGGCAGTTCCGCACGGTCGACATTCTCTATTCCAGCGAGGACCAGCTCGAAGGCGCGCGCGCCTTCGCGGAAAAGCGCGACCCCGTCTGGAAGGGACGTTGAGGACGACGCGCCGCATCAGGCGCGTTGCTCGACAGTATTGGAATCTCAAGGCCGCCCGCTTGGAGGCGGCTTGTGGAAAACAGGCCGCGGGGCGGTGGAAAAAGGAGGGGTAAGAAAGACGTGAAAGCGCCGGCGCCAGCATAAAAGCCGCCCGCACGGTTGCCTTGGAGGCAAAAAACAGAAATTCTGCCAATCATAACGACAAATGCCCACCACAGGGCCAGCAAAAGGGAACAGGGGAATGACTGATTACACCAGATACCTCACCGGCCAGGTCACGCTAGGCAAGATGAACCGCCGCGAGTTCATGGGCCGCGCCGCCGCCTTCGGCATCACGCTCGCCGCCGCCGGCACGCTGTTCGACACCGCCGCCAGGGCCCAGGAGCCCAAGCGCGGCGGCAACCTCAAGCTCGGCCTGGAAGGCGCCGCCGCCACGGACTCCAAGGACCCGGCCAAGGCCCTCTCGCAGTTCATGTTCGTCGTCGGCCGCAACTGGGGCGACATGCTGGTCGAATCCGAGCCGCTGACCGGCCAGCCCGTGCCGGCGCTCGCCGAATCCTGGGAGCCGTCCGCCGACGCCTCCACCTGGACCTTCACCATCCGCAAGGGCGTGAAATTCCACGACGGCAAGGAACTGACCGTCGACGACGTCATCAAGACCCTGCAGCGCCACACCGACGAGAAGTCGGAGTCGGGCGCGCTCGGCGTGATGAAATCGATCAAGGAGATCAAGGCCGACGGCGACAAGCTGGTGCTCGTGCTGACGGAAGGCAACGCCGACCTGCCGCTGCTCCTCACCGACTACCACCTCGTCATCCAGCCGAATGGCGGCCTCGACGACCCGAACGCCATGATCGGCACCGGCCCCTACAAGGTGACGAGCTTCGAGGCCGGCGTGCGCGCCACCTTCGAGCGCAACAAGGACGACTGGCGCCAGGACCGCGGCTTCGTCGACACGATCGAGATGATCGCGATGAACGACGCCACGGCGCGCGTTGCCGCCCTCTCCTCCGGCCAGGTGCACTACATCAACCGCGTCGACCCGAAGACGGTCGATCTCCTCAAGCGCGCGCCGACGGTCGAGATCCTCTCCACCTCCGGCCGCGGCCATTACGTCTTCATCATGCATTGCAACACGGCGCCGTTCGACAACAACGACCTGCGCATGGCGCTGAAATACGCCATGGACCGCGAGACG
It encodes the following:
- a CDS encoding carnitine 3-dehydrogenase, yielding MSTTTINKAACVGGGVIGGAWVARFALAGIDVKVFDPHPEAERIIGEVMANAERAYGMLTMAPLPPKGKVTFCKSIEDAVQDADWIQESVPERLELKRGVLTQIDAAAKPDTLIGSSTSGLMPTDLQRDMKHPERLFVAHPYNPVYLLPLAELVGGQKTSRAVLEDARAKLAPIGMKGVIINKEIEAFVGDRLLEAVWREGLWLIKDDICDTETLDDVIRYSFGMRWAQMGMFETYRIAGGEAGMRHFLAQFGPCLSWPWTKLTDVVDLNDELVEKIANQSDAQSGARGIRELERIRDQNLVGIMHALKAGDEGRGWGSGKLLAEFEQHLWAKADKAKVEVSASEPLRLVDTRVNAAWVDYNGHMTEHRYLQLFGDTSDALLRLIGVDFAYVEAGHSYYTVETHIRHLGEARLGQALYTTLQLLASDRKRLHFFTRIHDAATGDVIATAEQMMVHVNSKAGKSADAPADVLAKIAPIAEAHAKLAAPDGAGRSVGQRNK
- a CDS encoding IS110 family transposase, which translates into the protein MNVIVGIDVSKERLDVHVLPAGDSFFVGNDHAGVDELARRLTRAKAGIVALEATGGYEMLAAAGLSSTGFAVVVVNPAQVRSYAHALGKRAKTDPIDAAVIAAFVTATSPEIRPLHDEESEVFSAIVSRRRQIVQMITAEENRARMALAKETSKSIRRLLAALRRELESLDGDLDGRIRKSPLWRVREALLTSVPGVGPTTARTLIAEMPELGSLDRRRIASLAGVAPFTRQSGKWRGKSFIGGGRSRVRAVLFMAALVAARHNPVLKAFRDRLVAAGKPKIVAIVATMRKLLTILNAIIRDGKPWQSA
- a CDS encoding acetate--CoA ligase family protein, with translation MTRSLDRLIRPKSIAVFGGKEARRVIHQCDKMGFSGEIWPVHPREDEILGRKCYRSVADLPAAPDASFVGVNRELTIGIIRDLSARGAGGAVCYASGFREAVSELADGDDLQKALVEAAGDMPILGPNCYGFINMLDGALLWPDQHGMLRIEKGVAVLTQSSNIACNVSMQQRGLPLAYILTAGNQAQTGLADLAYAVLEDPRVTAVGLHIEGFDSLASLERLGLRARELKKPVVTLKVGKSEQAQLATVSHTASLAGNDAVSSALLARLGIGRVETLPELLETLKLLHIAGPLPSRDISSMSCSGGEASLMADAGVKRKVVYRDLKPEQRQPLRETLGQMVTISNPLDYHTFVWGNREKQTAAFTTMMQGGYALNLVVLDFPRLDRCDAADWITTCEALIDAARATGENAGIVASMGENLPEETAEMLMRNGVVPFYGIEEALAAAEAAAGIGEAWSQPLPAPLLKAPAGEGEAITLTEHEAKQALAAHGLPVPKGLTAATAEAAAEAAETLGFPVVLKGLGVAHKTEAGAVKLNLASREIVLDAARAMAGVASGFLVERMVGRPVAELIVGAMRDPVAGPVLTVGAGGILVELLEDSAILTLPTDEKAIRAAISGLKVARLLAGYRGGARGDMDALVAAVASAASYVVPNASIIEELDINPIMVLPAGDGVVAADALIRLRKNP
- a CDS encoding ABC transporter substrate-binding protein, with product MTDYTRYLTGQVTLGKMNRREFMGRAAAFGITLAAAGTLFDTAARAQEPKRGGNLKLGLEGAAATDSKDPAKALSQFMFVVGRNWGDMLVESEPLTGQPVPALAESWEPSADASTWTFTIRKGVKFHDGKELTVDDVIKTLQRHTDEKSESGALGVMKSIKEIKADGDKLVLVLTEGNADLPLLLTDYHLVIQPNGGLDDPNAMIGTGPYKVTSFEAGVRATFERNKDDWRQDRGFVDTIEMIAMNDATARVAALSSGQVHYINRVDPKTVDLLKRAPTVEILSTSGRGHYVFIMHCNTAPFDNNDLRMALKYAMDRETMLEKVLGGYGKIGNDFPINETYALFPEGIEQRAYDPDKAAFHYKKSGHSGSVLLRTSDVAFPGAVDAAVLYQESAKKAGIEIEVKREPGDGYWSNVWNVQPFSTSYWGGRPTQDQMYSTAYLSTADWNDTRFQREDFDKLLLEARSELDEAKRKDMYRTMAMMVRDEGGLILPMFNDFVNACGKNVKGYVHDIGNDMSNGYVATRVWLDA
- a CDS encoding acyl-CoA dehydrogenase family protein — its product is MNFALTDEQQMIVDTVRAFVETEIYPHENEVERTGHVPPELGLEIARKCKEIGFFGCNMPEEVGGAGLDHTSFTLVERELGRGSMALTVFFGRPSGILMACNDEQRERYLLPAVSGEKFDALAMTEPDAGSDVRGMKCFARKDGDDWVVNGTKHFISHANIADFVIVFIATGEEDTPRGRKKLITCFLVDRGTPGFKIRDGYNSVSHRGYKNCILTFDECRLPSAQILGEVHKGFDIANDWLYATRLTVAATSVGRARRAFDYALNYAAERKQFGKPIGANQGVSFKLADMITEIDAADLLTLSAAWRLDQGLPSNREIASAKVYATEMLARVTDEAIQIYGGMGLMDDLPLARFWRDARVERIWDGTSEIQRHIISRDLLRPLGA
- a CDS encoding carnitinyl-CoA dehydratase, producing the protein MTGPIRQRREGGILEVTIDRPKANAIDLATSRVMGRIFADFRDDETLRVAIITGAGEKFFCPGWDLKAAAAGDAVDGDYGIGGFGGMQELRDLNKPIIAAVNGICCGGGLEIALSTDLILAAEHATFALPEIRSGTVADAASIKLPKRIPYHIAMDMLLTGRWLDVEEAHRWGFVNEILPADRLMERAWDLARLLESGPPLVYAAIKEVVRAAEGEAFQTTMNRITRRQFRTVDILYSSEDQLEGARAFAEKRDPVWKGR